From the genome of Malus sylvestris chromosome 6, drMalSylv7.2, whole genome shotgun sequence, one region includes:
- the LOC126626669 gene encoding E3 ubiquitin-protein ligase BOI-like, with protein sequence MAVQAQYPSNILLFNRNSQEGHDHSLQPHPGGYLDQSHMLFNNGGGNTSQQRKRGRETSAATTEDITPPITPFSLQQQQESQPPQLIDLSQLHNHLHLQNPNVVSTGLRLSFGDQQQPQQFQQHLNQQHHHSSALFSALTEDFATQIKHQRDELDQFLQAQGEQLRRTLAEKRQRHYRALLNAVEESIARRLRQKEVEVQKATRRNSELEARAAQLSVEAQVWQAKARAQQATAASLQAQLQQAMISGGFAAAQDSRRGEEGVVCAAGVEGRAEDAESAYIDPERVTVSGPSCKACRKRVASVVLLPCRHLSLCTECDQVIQACPLCLTLRNSSVEVYLS encoded by the exons ATGGCAGTTCAAGCTCAATACCCTTCCAATATCCTCTTGTTTAATAG AAACTCACAAGAAGGGCATGATCATTCATTACAACCACACCCAGGAGGATATCTTGATCAATCCCACATGCTTTTCAACAATGGAGGAG GCAACACCAGTCAGCAGCGCAAAAGAGGAAGAGAAACTTCAGCAGCGACCACTGAAGATATCACTCCTCCAATCACTCCCTTCTCTttgcaacaacaacaagaatCCCAACCTCCTCAGCTCATCGACCTCTCTCAGCTCCACAACCACCTCCACCTACAAAATCCCAATGTCGTCTCCACCGGCCTCCGCCTATCCTTCGGAGACCAGCAACAACCACAGCAATTCCAACAGCATCTCAATCAACAACACCACCACTCTTCAGCCCTCTTCTCTGCATTAACAGAGGACTTTGCCACCCAAATCAAACACCAGCGCGACGAATTAGACCAATTCCTCCAAGCCCAG GGAGAGCAGCTGCGGCGCACGTTAGCAGAGAAAAGGCAGAGGCACTACCGTGCGCTGCTAAACGCGGTGGAGGAATCAATAGCTCGCAGGCTGAGACAGAAAGAGGTAGAGGTTCAGAAGGCCACGCGCAGAAATTCCGAGTTGGAAGCAAGGGCAGCCCAACTTAGCGTTGAGGCCCAAGTTTGGCAGGCCAAGGCCCGAGCCCAACAGGCCACTGCCGCGTCTCTACAGGCCCAACTCCAGCAGGCCATGATCAGCGGAGGGTTTGCGGCCGCCCAGGATAGCAGGAGAGGGGAGGAGGGAGTAGTGTGCGCGGCGGGCGTGGAGGGCCGGGCTGAGGATGCTGAGTCGGCCTACATTGACCCGGAACGGGTGACCGTGTCGGGTCCGAGTTGTAAAGCGTGTCGGAAACGAGTTGCCTCGGTTGTTTTGTTACCTTGCCGGCATTTGAGCTTGTGTACAGAATGTGACCAAGTGATTCAGGCCTGCCCATTGTGCCTAACCTTGAGAAATTCGAGTGTGGAGGTCTATCTTTCTTAG